Proteins encoded in a region of the Sphingopyxis sp. OAS728 genome:
- a CDS encoding TonB-dependent receptor: protein MTALMVAMPVQAQEAAAVETAGEIVVTAQKRVEALQDVPISITVVNGDALREQGAGSLVDYAGYVPGMTVLSSQPGTSIISLRGIAPVGSAQAVGIYLDDAPVGSSSLYARSATYSLDLMPYDIAGLEILRGPQGTLYGASSIGGLLKYRTVAPSTTDFSVKAGGELFTIDEAGNPGWAAQVMVNAPIVQDKLGMTASFSWRKTPGYVSSVNNPALNDANDVEQRGGRVSLLWNATEDFTVRLGGIWQTIDANATNNVVATAAGVPIGDGWSYNSFLPEPFRKSIDYYSAVLDYDLGFATLTSVSTYSETSTTSVQDASLVFGIAFPALTGGAVPAGLAPFSIALDLEKFTQEIRLASPSNDRFEWMVGAFYTKEDSENHQLVRTFDFSGAPNALDPGAVVSLPSTFKEMAVFANATAYFGDMFALSGGLRYAKNKQNFQQISSGPFIGVANFTGSSEEDVFIYSVSPQLHINDDAMIYARVANGYRPGGPNVVFPGVPPQVKADTLVNYEVGFKGNLGSTLTVDVAGFYMDWTDIQVVQPFGGVTGQANGPSAVSKGVEGTLTWRPAPGLSLVASAAYADAKLTADAPEISGVDGARLPSVPKFTGSVQADYNFAIGSNATAKVGVGVRHSSKLASLPSSSPDNLWSDAYTALDANAAVTFDDHWTIRVYARNLANERAATQRSYTLDAFGTQAYQTSIPLQPRTIGVALDMAF from the coding sequence ATGACCGCACTGATGGTCGCGATGCCGGTACAGGCGCAGGAAGCCGCTGCGGTGGAAACGGCGGGCGAGATTGTCGTGACCGCGCAAAAGCGCGTCGAGGCGCTGCAGGATGTTCCGATTTCGATCACCGTCGTCAATGGCGACGCCCTGCGCGAACAGGGGGCGGGGTCGCTGGTCGATTACGCCGGTTATGTCCCGGGCATGACGGTGCTCAGCTCGCAACCGGGCACCTCGATCATCTCGCTCCGCGGTATTGCACCGGTCGGATCGGCGCAGGCGGTCGGCATCTATCTGGACGACGCGCCGGTGGGGTCGAGCAGCCTCTACGCGCGCAGCGCGACCTACTCGCTCGACCTGATGCCCTATGACATCGCCGGGCTGGAAATCCTCCGCGGACCGCAGGGGACGCTTTATGGCGCAAGCTCGATCGGGGGCTTGCTGAAATACCGCACCGTCGCGCCCAGCACGACCGATTTCAGCGTCAAGGCCGGCGGCGAGCTGTTCACCATCGACGAAGCCGGCAATCCGGGCTGGGCCGCGCAGGTCATGGTCAATGCGCCGATTGTCCAGGACAAGCTTGGCATGACGGCCAGCTTCTCTTGGCGCAAGACGCCCGGCTATGTCAGTTCGGTCAACAATCCTGCGCTCAACGATGCGAACGATGTCGAACAGCGCGGCGGCCGGGTGAGCCTGCTGTGGAATGCGACAGAGGATTTCACCGTCCGCCTCGGCGGCATCTGGCAGACGATCGACGCGAACGCGACCAACAATGTCGTCGCTACTGCGGCAGGCGTCCCGATCGGCGATGGCTGGTCGTATAACTCCTTCCTGCCCGAGCCCTTCCGCAAGAGCATCGACTATTATTCGGCCGTTCTCGACTATGATCTCGGCTTTGCGACGCTGACCTCGGTCTCGACATACAGCGAGACGAGCACGACCAGCGTGCAGGATGCCTCGCTGGTTTTCGGGATCGCTTTCCCTGCGCTGACCGGTGGGGCGGTGCCCGCAGGCCTCGCGCCGTTCAGCATCGCGCTCGATCTGGAAAAGTTCACGCAGGAAATCCGGCTGGCGTCGCCCAGCAACGATCGCTTCGAATGGATGGTCGGCGCTTTCTATACAAAGGAGGACAGCGAGAACCATCAGCTCGTGCGGACGTTCGACTTCTCGGGCGCACCCAACGCGCTTGATCCGGGCGCCGTCGTCTCGCTGCCCTCGACGTTCAAGGAAATGGCGGTATTCGCCAATGCGACGGCTTATTTCGGTGACATGTTCGCACTGTCCGGCGGCCTCCGCTACGCGAAGAACAAGCAGAACTTCCAGCAGATCAGCAGCGGCCCGTTCATCGGCGTCGCCAACTTCACGGGCTCCTCGGAAGAAGATGTCTTCATCTACAGCGTCAGTCCGCAGCTCCACATCAACGACGACGCGATGATCTATGCGCGCGTCGCGAACGGCTATCGCCCGGGCGGTCCGAACGTGGTGTTCCCCGGCGTTCCGCCGCAGGTCAAGGCCGACACGCTGGTCAACTATGAAGTCGGCTTCAAGGGCAATCTGGGCAGCACGCTGACCGTCGATGTGGCCGGCTTCTATATGGACTGGACCGACATTCAGGTCGTCCAGCCGTTCGGCGGCGTGACGGGACAGGCCAACGGGCCTTCCGCGGTCAGCAAGGGCGTCGAAGGCACGCTGACGTGGCGTCCGGCGCCGGGGCTGTCGCTGGTTGCGAGCGCGGCCTACGCCGATGCGAAGTTGACGGCGGACGCACCGGAAATCTCGGGCGTCGATGGCGCCCGCCTGCCGAGCGTGCCGAAATTCACCGGATCGGTGCAGGCGGACTATAATTTTGCCATCGGCAGCAACGCGACGGCGAAGGTCGGCGTCGGCGTGCGGCATTCGTCGAAGCTCGCGTCGCTGCCTTCCAGCAGCCCGGACAATCTGTGGTCGGATGCCTATACCGCGCTTGACGCAAACGCTGCCGTGACCTTCGACGATCATTGGACGATCCGCGTTTATGCTCGCAACCTTGCGAACGAGCGGGCGGCGACGCAGCGGTCCTATACGCTCGACGCCTTTGGTACGCAGGCGTATCAAACGAGCATTCCGCTGCAGCCGCGGACGATCGGCGTCGCGCTCGATATGGCCTTTTGA
- a CDS encoding dipeptide epimerase codes for MRELTLDLRVERFPYHQPFRISGHVFTETALLVAELSDGTHVGRGEGAGVYYLGDDIEHMLAEATRVRGAIEDGATRGDLQQLLPPGGARNALDCAFWDLKAKQTGRPVWELAGLNPPRALRSTLTLGADRAETMAKAALAIDPDAPIKVKLTGDLSDDIARVVAIRTARPHAWIGVDANQGYDVETLGELLPVLVSTRVAQLEQPLRRGREADLDGLKRPLPFVADESALSLADTASLVGRFDVVNIKLDKCGGLTEGLAIARQAKKLGLDVMVGNMMGSSLSMAPSYLVGQLCDIVDLDGPTFLARDRVPGVEYRDGMIHCPAEIWG; via the coding sequence ATGCGGGAACTGACGCTCGACCTTCGGGTCGAGCGTTTTCCCTATCACCAGCCGTTCCGCATTTCGGGGCATGTCTTCACCGAAACCGCCTTGCTCGTTGCAGAGCTTTCGGACGGCACGCATGTCGGGCGCGGCGAGGGGGCGGGGGTCTATTATCTCGGCGACGATATCGAGCATATGCTGGCCGAGGCGACCCGCGTCCGCGGCGCGATCGAGGACGGTGCGACGCGTGGCGACCTGCAACAGCTTCTTCCGCCGGGCGGCGCGCGCAATGCGCTCGACTGCGCCTTCTGGGATCTGAAGGCGAAGCAGACGGGGCGGCCCGTTTGGGAGCTTGCCGGGCTGAACCCGCCAAGGGCGCTGCGCTCGACGTTGACGCTCGGTGCCGATCGCGCGGAGACGATGGCAAAAGCCGCGCTCGCGATCGATCCGGATGCTCCGATCAAGGTCAAGCTGACCGGCGATCTCTCCGACGACATCGCGCGCGTCGTCGCGATCCGCACCGCGCGGCCGCACGCGTGGATCGGTGTCGATGCCAACCAGGGCTATGATGTCGAAACGCTCGGCGAACTGCTCCCCGTGCTCGTTTCAACGCGCGTCGCGCAGCTCGAGCAGCCATTGCGACGCGGTCGCGAGGCGGACCTCGATGGGCTGAAGCGCCCGTTGCCCTTCGTCGCCGACGAAAGCGCTTTGTCGCTCGCGGACACCGCCTCGCTTGTCGGCCGCTTCGACGTCGTAAACATCAAACTCGATAAATGCGGCGGTCTGACCGAGGGTCTCGCGATCGCACGGCAGGCGAAGAAGCTCGGCCTCGACGTCATGGTCGGCAATATGATGGGGTCCAGCCTGTCGATGGCGCCGTCCTACCTCGTGGGCCAGCTTTGCGACATCGTCGACCTCGACGGTCCGACATTCCTCGCGCGCGATCGCGTGCCCGGCGTGGAATATCGCGATGGCATGATTCATTGCCCCGCCGAAATTTGGGGATGA
- a CDS encoding serine hydrolase domain-containing protein, producing MRFIRKAMIGLAAFAALPLAAQGPVPAPAVKKVEAAAVPVAKTAAAPVALDAKDLEAWLDGYLPYALERARIPGAVVVVVRGNQVVLEKGYGFSDVAKRAPVLPESTLFRPGSVSKLFTWTAVMQQVEAGKIDLDKDVNTYLDFKIPPYQGKPVTMRNIMTHTAGFQESVRYLISSDPKAVMTLKKQMPLALPDRVFAPGTTPAYSNYATALAGYIVERVSGEPFDDYIENHIFKPLNMTHSSFRQPLPASLAPHMSKGYPDITQKAKPFEMVIPAPAGSLSASGADMGKFMIAHLNNGAGLLKPETAKQMHDFKAPGVGPLNSMALGFYEQWVNGHRAIAHGGDTVWFHSYLWLFPDADIGVYISMNSAGKAGDAGAIRSALFHKFADRYLPGTEKPGQVDAKTAAQHAQMMVGNYISSRGSFTNFMSLFGLLGQTTISLTDDGKITLPALDGLGAGARDWVEVEPFVWRDTGTGERVAAEVKDGRVVRWSVDGGSPFMVFEPAPFAVNAAWLNPALIFAFGIILLAALAWPVRALVRRSFKADFALEGKARRAYRLSRVFAWLAIGALAGWFGLIAAFSADIGSIGGPLDWLINLLRIVTPLAAFGLLITAGWHLWLSIKDKRRWTMKLGAVLLILAALVLVWVTLAFHLYGFGMVY from the coding sequence ATGCGTTTCATCCGAAAGGCGATGATCGGGCTGGCGGCTTTTGCCGCGCTGCCGCTGGCGGCGCAGGGGCCAGTGCCTGCACCCGCCGTAAAGAAAGTCGAAGCCGCTGCCGTTCCGGTCGCGAAAACTGCCGCGGCGCCCGTCGCGCTCGACGCCAAGGACCTTGAGGCCTGGCTCGATGGCTATCTGCCCTACGCGCTCGAACGCGCGCGCATCCCGGGCGCGGTCGTCGTCGTCGTGCGCGGCAATCAGGTCGTGCTCGAAAAGGGCTATGGCTTCTCCGACGTCGCCAAGCGAGCGCCGGTCCTGCCCGAGAGCACGTTGTTCCGTCCCGGTTCAGTGTCGAAGCTGTTTACCTGGACTGCGGTGATGCAGCAGGTCGAGGCGGGCAAGATCGACCTCGACAAGGACGTGAACACCTATCTCGATTTCAAGATTCCGCCCTATCAGGGCAAGCCGGTCACGATGCGCAACATCATGACGCACACCGCAGGTTTCCAGGAATCGGTGCGCTACCTGATCAGCAGCGACCCCAAGGCGGTGATGACGCTGAAAAAGCAGATGCCGCTTGCGCTGCCCGACCGCGTCTTCGCGCCGGGCACGACGCCCGCTTACTCGAACTATGCTACCGCGCTCGCCGGCTATATCGTCGAGCGTGTCAGCGGCGAGCCGTTCGACGACTATATCGAAAACCACATCTTCAAGCCGCTGAACATGACGCATTCGTCGTTCCGCCAGCCGCTTCCCGCCAGTCTCGCGCCGCATATGTCGAAGGGTTATCCCGACATCACGCAAAAGGCGAAGCCGTTCGAGATGGTGATCCCGGCGCCCGCCGGCAGCCTGTCGGCGAGCGGGGCCGATATGGGCAAGTTCATGATCGCGCACCTCAATAACGGTGCCGGGCTGCTGAAGCCCGAAACCGCGAAGCAGATGCACGACTTCAAGGCGCCCGGCGTCGGTCCGCTCAACAGCATGGCGCTCGGTTTCTACGAACAATGGGTCAACGGCCACCGCGCGATCGCGCATGGCGGCGACACCGTCTGGTTCCACTCCTATCTATGGCTGTTCCCCGACGCCGACATCGGCGTCTACATCTCGATGAACAGCGCAGGGAAAGCGGGCGACGCGGGTGCGATCCGCAGCGCATTGTTCCACAAATTCGCCGACCGCTATCTGCCGGGCACCGAAAAGCCGGGTCAGGTCGATGCAAAGACCGCGGCGCAGCACGCGCAGATGATGGTCGGCAATTACATCAGCAGCCGCGGATCGTTCACCAACTTCATGAGCCTGTTCGGCCTGCTCGGGCAGACGACGATCTCGCTGACCGATGATGGCAAGATCACGCTCCCGGCGCTCGACGGCCTTGGTGCCGGCGCGCGCGACTGGGTCGAGGTCGAGCCCTTCGTGTGGCGCGACACCGGCACCGGCGAACGCGTCGCGGCCGAGGTCAAGGACGGCCGCGTCGTGCGCTGGAGCGTCGATGGCGGCTCGCCCTTCATGGTGTTCGAACCGGCGCCGTTCGCCGTGAACGCTGCCTGGCTCAACCCGGCGCTGATCTTCGCTTTCGGCATCATCCTGCTCGCGGCGCTGGCCTGGCCGGTGCGCGCGCTCGTGCGCCGCAGCTTCAAGGCCGATTTCGCGCTCGAAGGCAAGGCGCGGCGCGCTTACCGCCTGTCGCGTGTGTTTGCGTGGCTCGCGATCGGCGCGCTCGCGGGCTGGTTCGGCCTGATCGCGGCCTTCTCGGCCGATATCGGCAGCATCGGCGGTCCGCTCGACTGGCTGATCAACCTGCTGCGCATCGTAACGCCGCTTGCCGCCTTCGGGCTGCTGATCACCGCGGGCTGGCACCTGTGGCTCAGCATCAAGGACAAGCGCCGCTGGACGATGAAGCTCGGCGCGGTGCTCCTGATCCTCGCCGCTCTGGTCCTCGTGTGGGTGACGCTCGCCTTCCATCTCTACGGCTTCGGGATGGTCTATTGA
- a CDS encoding N-acyl-D-amino-acid deacylase family protein: protein MASQRRFAPSFVLLCSSMLLSASAAAEAPTYDLIIRGGTIYDGSGKAPVVGDVAIKDDRIVAVGKVDGSAKTEVAAKGMAVAPGFINMLSWATESLIADPKSQSDIRQGVTLEVMGEGWSMGPMNATMKALETKRQGDIKYPIEWTSLGDYLGWLEKRGVSTNVASFVGAATVRVHELGEGDVDPNPEQLARMRALVRQAMNDGAMGVGSSIIYAPGSYAETDELVALTSEAAKCGGMYISHMRSEGDRIEEAVDELIDISRRSGAPAEIYHLKMAGRSNWGKLDTIVKKIEDARAAGLKITTDMYTYTAGATGLDAAMPTWVQAGGLEEWIKRLKDPAIRARVAAEMKQPGSDWENLYFGAGADKMILSGFKNDALKPLTGKTLAEVAAMRGKPAEEVAMDLVVEDGSRVGTVYFLMSEDNVRRQIQLPWMSFGSDAASQATEGVFLKSGAHPRTYGNFSRLLGRYVRDEKLIPLEQAVYRLTTLPATNLGIKDRGALKPGYYADVVVFDPATIGDRSTFEKPHQYSVGMRDVFVNGVGVLRNGEHSGATPGRAVRGAGWNRCS, encoded by the coding sequence ATGGCATCGCAGCGGCGCTTCGCACCTTCCTTCGTGCTGCTGTGCAGTTCGATGCTCCTGTCCGCATCGGCGGCCGCTGAGGCGCCCACCTATGACCTGATCATCCGCGGCGGGACGATCTACGACGGATCGGGCAAGGCGCCGGTCGTCGGCGATGTCGCGATCAAGGACGACCGGATCGTTGCGGTCGGCAAGGTCGATGGCAGCGCCAAGACCGAAGTCGCAGCGAAGGGCATGGCGGTCGCGCCGGGGTTCATCAACATGCTGAGCTGGGCGACCGAGTCGCTGATCGCCGATCCCAAAAGCCAGAGCGACATCCGTCAGGGCGTCACGCTGGAAGTGATGGGCGAAGGCTGGTCGATGGGACCGATGAACGCCACGATGAAGGCGCTGGAGACTAAGCGACAGGGCGACATCAAATATCCGATCGAGTGGACCAGCCTGGGCGACTATCTGGGCTGGCTGGAAAAACGCGGCGTTTCAACCAATGTCGCGAGCTTCGTCGGCGCCGCGACCGTGCGCGTCCACGAACTGGGCGAAGGCGATGTCGATCCGAACCCCGAGCAGCTCGCACGCATGCGTGCGCTGGTGCGACAGGCGATGAACGATGGGGCGATGGGGGTCGGCAGCTCGATCATCTATGCTCCCGGCTCCTATGCCGAAACCGACGAGCTCGTCGCGCTGACCAGCGAGGCCGCCAAATGCGGCGGCATGTATATCAGTCACATGCGCTCCGAAGGCGACCGGATCGAGGAAGCCGTCGACGAGCTGATCGACATTTCGCGCCGCTCGGGGGCGCCGGCCGAAATCTATCACCTCAAAATGGCGGGTCGCAGCAACTGGGGCAAGCTCGACACGATCGTGAAAAAGATCGAGGACGCGCGCGCCGCGGGGCTGAAGATCACGACCGACATGTACACCTATACCGCGGGCGCGACGGGGCTCGACGCGGCGATGCCGACCTGGGTGCAGGCGGGCGGGCTCGAGGAATGGATCAAGCGGCTGAAAGACCCCGCGATCCGTGCGCGGGTTGCCGCCGAAATGAAACAGCCGGGCAGCGACTGGGAAAATCTCTATTTCGGCGCGGGCGCCGACAAGATGATCCTGTCGGGGTTCAAGAATGACGCACTCAAGCCGCTGACCGGCAAGACGCTCGCCGAGGTTGCGGCGATGCGCGGCAAACCGGCCGAGGAAGTCGCGATGGACCTTGTCGTCGAGGATGGCTCGCGCGTCGGCACCGTCTATTTCCTCATGTCCGAAGATAATGTGCGCAGGCAGATCCAGCTGCCGTGGATGAGCTTCGGGTCGGATGCTGCGTCGCAGGCGACCGAGGGCGTCTTCCTGAAATCGGGCGCGCATCCCCGCACCTATGGCAATTTCTCGCGGCTGCTCGGCCGCTATGTTCGTGACGAGAAGCTGATTCCGCTCGAACAGGCGGTGTACCGGCTCACCACCCTGCCCGCGACCAATTTGGGCATCAAGGATCGCGGCGCGCTGAAGCCCGGCTATTATGCCGATGTCGTGGTGTTCGATCCGGCAACGATCGGCGACCGCTCGACCTTTGAGAAACCGCACCAATATTCGGTCGGGATGCGCGACGTCTTCGTCAATGGCGTCGGGGTACTGCGGAACGGCGAGCATAGCG
- a CDS encoding helix-turn-helix domain-containing protein, which produces MADGATPPTLGAVMKGIRARNGWTLKEMSAKSGIPVSTLSKVEHDRLTLSYDKLQQLSQRLNIRMSDLFAEDEEDTTPRVTGRRSIGTIERAARVTTDNYDYHYLCTDLRQKRMIPIITRIRAHSAREFGELVHHQGEEFIYVLEGRIEVHSEFYDPVTLEVGQGIYIDSSMGHAYVVAEGFEEALVLGVCSSADDGLMDSLMSLHG; this is translated from the coding sequence ATGGCGGATGGGGCGACACCGCCGACGCTGGGCGCGGTGATGAAGGGCATACGCGCCCGCAACGGCTGGACACTCAAGGAAATGAGCGCGAAATCGGGCATCCCGGTATCGACGCTGTCGAAGGTCGAACATGACCGGCTGACGCTGAGCTATGACAAGTTGCAGCAGCTCAGCCAGCGACTCAACATCCGCATGTCCGACCTGTTCGCGGAGGACGAGGAGGATACGACGCCGCGGGTGACGGGACGCCGGAGCATCGGGACGATCGAGCGCGCGGCGCGCGTGACGACCGATAATTACGACTATCATTATCTCTGCACCGATTTGCGCCAGAAGCGGATGATCCCGATCATCACGCGCATCCGCGCCCATAGCGCGCGCGAGTTCGGCGAACTCGTCCACCATCAGGGCGAAGAGTTCATCTATGTCCTCGAAGGCCGGATCGAGGTGCACAGCGAATTCTATGACCCCGTCACACTCGAGGTCGGCCAAGGCATCTATATCGATTCGTCGATGGGCCACGCCTATGTCGTCGCCGAGGGATTTGAGGAGGCGTTGGTGCTCGGCGTCTGTTCGAGCGCCGACGACGGGTTGATGGACAGCTTGATGAGCCTGCACGGCTAA
- a CDS encoding dipeptidase, translated as MTASFPITRRAALAGAIGTALSAPMIARGSYAFAAAPGKNYSRRAVDLVASSLVIDMLAPLKITLDDNYVAHRLTDAEAAEFRASGITGFHNAYGLGGPDAKAQAMEFLAGWQGFAGRNSHVFTLVDTVADLDRAKADKKCAVIMGIQNAEHFEKVADVALFRRLGLRCAQLTYNSQNRIGSGSTERVDGGVSDYGAAIIAEMEKQKMLVDVSHCGDKTTLDAIEIAKGPIAITHSNARALVDHPRVKTDAAIKALAAKGGVMGITGVRMFVRTTDPTNVGHMADHIDHVAKLVGVDHVGIGSDADLHGYDDMKPDEYAALKNSYKGSYAFRDKIDIDGFDHPLKTFDLTEELIRRGYSNENIRAVLGGNFRRLLAQVWG; from the coding sequence ATGACGGCGTCATTCCCGATCACGCGCCGCGCGGCACTCGCGGGCGCGATCGGTACCGCATTGTCCGCACCGATGATCGCGCGGGGCAGCTATGCCTTTGCTGCGGCGCCGGGAAAAAACTACTCGCGCCGCGCGGTCGATCTGGTCGCCTCATCGCTCGTCATCGACATGCTCGCGCCGCTCAAGATCACGCTCGACGACAATTATGTCGCGCACCGGCTGACCGACGCCGAAGCGGCCGAGTTCCGGGCATCGGGCATCACCGGATTTCACAACGCTTATGGCCTGGGCGGTCCCGACGCAAAGGCACAAGCGATGGAATTCCTCGCCGGCTGGCAGGGCTTTGCCGGGCGTAACAGCCATGTCTTCACTCTTGTCGATACCGTGGCCGACCTCGATCGGGCGAAAGCCGACAAGAAATGCGCCGTCATCATGGGCATCCAGAATGCCGAGCATTTCGAGAAGGTCGCGGATGTCGCGCTGTTCCGCCGCCTCGGCCTCCGCTGCGCGCAGCTCACCTATAACAGCCAGAATCGCATCGGATCGGGCAGCACCGAACGCGTCGACGGCGGCGTCAGCGACTATGGCGCCGCGATCATCGCAGAGATGGAAAAGCAGAAGATGCTCGTCGACGTCTCGCATTGCGGCGACAAGACAACATTGGATGCTATCGAGATCGCCAAGGGACCGATCGCGATCACTCACAGCAACGCGCGTGCGCTGGTCGATCATCCGCGGGTCAAGACCGATGCGGCGATCAAGGCGCTCGCCGCAAAGGGCGGGGTGATGGGGATCACGGGGGTGCGCATGTTCGTGCGCACCACCGACCCGACCAATGTCGGGCATATGGCCGACCATATCGACCATGTCGCCAAGCTGGTCGGGGTCGATCATGTCGGCATCGGGTCGGACGCCGATCTGCATGGCTATGACGATATGAAGCCCGACGAATATGCGGCGCTGAAGAACAGCTACAAGGGCAGCTACGCCTTCCGCGACAAGATCGACATCGACGGCTTCGACCATCCGCTCAAAACTTTCGACCTGACCGAAGAGCTAATCCGCCGCGGTTATTCCAACGAAAACATCCGGGCCGTGCTCGGTGGCAATTTCCGCCGCCTGCTCGCCCAAGTCTGGGGATAA